The following are encoded together in the Actinomycetota bacterium genome:
- the gap gene encoding type I glyceraldehyde-3-phosphate dehydrogenase, whose protein sequence is MAARVGINGFGRIGRLFLRAAAAKGVEVVAVNDLTDTRTLAHLLKYDTVFGKYPGSVEAGEGELVVDGRSIKVLSERDPALLPWKDMGVEVVIEATGVFTAREGAAKHLEAGARKVVITAPATDPDITVVMGVNHDRYDAEKHHIISNASCTTNCLAPVVKALMDAIGVESGFMTTVHAYTNDQRILDFPHKDLRRARAAAGNIIPTSTGAAKAIGLVIPELKGKMDGIAMRVPVMDGSVVDLVAVLSREAGKEEINAAVRAAAEGPLQGILEYTEDPIVSSDVIGNPASSVFDAASTMVMGRMCKVVSWYDNEWGFSNRLVDLLGILLP, encoded by the coding sequence ATGGCCGCAAGAGTGGGCATAAACGGTTTCGGCAGGATCGGGCGCCTGTTTCTGCGCGCGGCCGCCGCCAAGGGCGTGGAGGTGGTGGCGGTCAACGACCTCACGGACACCAGGACCCTGGCGCACCTCCTCAAGTACGACACCGTCTTCGGCAAGTATCCCGGCAGCGTGGAGGCGGGCGAGGGAGAGCTCGTCGTGGACGGCAGGAGCATAAAGGTCCTCTCGGAGCGTGATCCCGCCCTGCTCCCCTGGAAGGACATGGGGGTAGAGGTGGTCATCGAGGCCACCGGCGTGTTCACCGCTCGCGAGGGGGCCGCCAAGCACCTGGAGGCAGGGGCGCGCAAGGTGGTGATCACCGCCCCCGCCACCGACCCGGACATCACCGTGGTCATGGGGGTCAACCATGACCGCTACGACGCGGAGAAGCACCACATCATCAGCAACGCCTCCTGCACCACCAACTGCCTGGCGCCCGTGGTCAAGGCGCTCATGGACGCCATAGGGGTGGAGAGCGGCTTCATGACCACCGTGCACGCCTACACCAACGACCAGCGCATCCTCGATTTCCCCCACAAGGACCTGCGCCGCGCCCGGGCGGCGGCGGGGAACATCATCCCCACCTCCACGGGAGCCGCCAAGGCCATCGGCCTGGTCATCCCGGAGCTCAAGGGCAAGATGGACGGCATCGCCATGCGCGTGCCGGTGATGGACGGCAGCGTGGTGGACCTGGTGGCGGTGCTCTCGCGCGAGGCCGGCAAGGAGGAGATCAACGCCGCCGTGCGCGCGGCCGCCGAGGGCCCGCTGCAGGGCATCCTGGAATACACCGAGGACCCCATCGTCTCCTCGGACGTGATCGGCAATCCCGCCTCCTCTGTGTTCGACGCCGCCTCCACCATGGTCATGGGCAGGATGTGCAAGGTGGTGTCCTGGTACGACAACGAATGGGGTTTCTCCAACCGACTGGTGGACCTGCTGGGCATCCTGCTGCCGTGA
- the uvrC gene encoding excinuclease ABC subunit UvrC, with protein sequence MSELKGAAASLPDGPGVYLFKDASGRVIYVGKAASLRKRVASYFQGGEPDNPRLEMLRSRAAAVDFIVTANEVEALILEANLIKRHRPDYNILFRDDKSYPYMAICAGDAFPRVIFVRGRRRPENVYYGPFPHAGAVREAIETLRKVFPFRSCRGREPGKSTGSPCLEYHIGRCCGPCTGEVTREEYGRIIAGVREFMEGGHEEILRGLEERMRLEASRLEYENAARTRDRILALQRILERQQAHSLRGEDQDVFGIFADELDACITVFTVRGGKILGKQDYYSTLPALQDEGEALSAFLPRYYMDATAVPPRVLLSHTPPEEEMGPLQAWLREKAGRAVRLSVPQRGEKRRLVEKVVENARLAHGLQRARLESDLGWISRAVEGIHSGLCLPRVPYRIECYDISNLGADDAVGSMVVFEAGIPARGDYRRFRIRGVMGQNDVAMMEEVLDRRLSRLRDAGEHAWRAREGGRGPRLDSFHKKPDLLVVDGGEGQLAAALKALHKHGFTDIAVASLAKRLEEIHLPGEPSRVMLPRDSEALHLLQRIRDEAHRYALEYHRRERGRRTRASLLDGVPGIGAKRKKALLRHYGSVRAIAAATLPELAALSFMDRRSAESLYRAFHPEESGEERKESTAGGRGAEAGEGEVEG encoded by the coding sequence GTGAGCGAGCTGAAGGGGGCAGCGGCCTCGCTGCCGGACGGACCCGGGGTCTATCTCTTCAAGGACGCGTCCGGCAGGGTGATCTACGTGGGCAAGGCGGCGTCCCTGCGCAAGCGCGTGGCCTCCTATTTTCAGGGAGGAGAGCCCGACAACCCCCGCCTGGAGATGCTGCGCTCCCGGGCGGCGGCCGTCGACTTCATCGTCACCGCCAACGAGGTGGAGGCGCTCATCCTGGAGGCCAACCTCATAAAGCGCCATCGCCCCGACTACAATATCCTGTTCCGGGACGACAAATCCTATCCCTACATGGCCATCTGCGCCGGGGACGCCTTTCCCCGCGTCATATTCGTTCGCGGCAGGCGCCGTCCCGAGAACGTCTATTACGGCCCCTTTCCCCACGCCGGCGCGGTGCGCGAGGCCATCGAGACCCTGCGCAAGGTGTTCCCCTTCCGCTCCTGCCGGGGAAGGGAGCCCGGCAAGAGCACCGGCAGCCCGTGCCTCGAATACCATATCGGGCGCTGTTGCGGGCCATGTACCGGCGAGGTCACCAGGGAGGAATACGGGCGCATCATCGCCGGGGTGCGCGAGTTCATGGAGGGGGGACACGAGGAGATCCTGCGGGGGCTGGAGGAGCGCATGCGCCTCGAGGCCTCGCGCCTGGAATACGAGAACGCGGCGCGCACGCGCGACCGCATCCTGGCCCTGCAGCGCATCCTGGAGAGGCAGCAGGCGCACAGCCTGCGGGGCGAGGATCAGGACGTGTTCGGGATATTTGCCGATGAGCTCGACGCCTGCATCACGGTGTTCACGGTACGTGGCGGGAAGATACTGGGGAAACAGGATTATTATTCCACTCTTCCCGCTCTCCAGGACGAGGGAGAGGCGCTGTCCGCCTTCCTCCCCCGCTATTACATGGACGCCACCGCGGTCCCGCCCCGGGTGTTGCTGTCCCATACCCCGCCCGAGGAGGAGATGGGGCCGCTGCAGGCCTGGCTGCGGGAGAAAGCGGGAAGGGCGGTGCGGTTGAGCGTCCCGCAGCGGGGGGAGAAGCGCCGTCTGGTGGAGAAGGTGGTGGAGAACGCCCGCCTCGCGCACGGACTGCAGCGGGCCCGGCTGGAGAGCGACCTGGGCTGGATATCGCGCGCCGTGGAGGGGATCCACAGTGGTCTCTGCCTGCCCCGGGTGCCTTACCGCATCGAGTGCTACGACATCTCCAACCTCGGCGCCGACGACGCCGTGGGCTCCATGGTGGTCTTCGAGGCGGGTATCCCGGCGCGCGGCGACTACCGGCGATTCCGCATCCGCGGGGTCATGGGGCAGAACGACGTGGCCATGATGGAGGAGGTGCTGGACCGCCGCCTCTCCAGGCTCAGGGACGCCGGCGAGCATGCCTGGCGGGCCCGGGAAGGCGGAAGGGGCCCGCGCCTCGATTCCTTCCATAAGAAGCCGGACCTCCTGGTGGTCGACGGGGGGGAAGGCCAGCTTGCGGCGGCCTTGAAGGCCCTGCATAAACACGGTTTTACGGATATCGCCGTGGCTTCGCTGGCCAAGCGCCTGGAGGAGATACATCTGCCCGGAGAACCCTCCCGGGTGATGCTGCCCCGGGACAGCGAGGCCCTGCACCTCCTGCAGCGCATACGCGACGAGGCGCACCGCTACGCCCTGGAGTATCACCGCCGCGAGCGCGGAAGGAGGACGAGGGCTTCCCTGCTCGACGGCGTGCCGGGCATCGGGGCAAAACGCAAGAAGGCGCTGCTGCGCCACTACGGCAGCGTGAGGGCCATCGCGGCCGCCACCCTGCCCGAGCTCGCGGCCCTCAGTTTCATGGACCGGCGCAGCGCCGAGAGCCTCTACCGTGCCTTCCATCCCGAGGAGAGCGGGGAGGAAAGGAAGGAGTCCACGGCCGGTGGCAGGGGCGCGGAGGCCGGCGAAGGGGAGGTGGAAGGATGA
- a CDS encoding phosphoglycerate kinase: protein MAVRSVRDLEVAGKRVLVRVDFNVPLDESGGVKDDTRIRAALPTLELLRERGAALVVMSHLGRPKGKVVEELRLDGVAARLGELLGVAVRKIDLVVGEEAERAAAALSPGEVLMLENLRFEEGEEKNDPAFAAALARLGDLYVDDAFGAAHRAHASVVGVAELLPSAAGLLMEKEVSVLQGLLRDPARPFVAVLGGSKVSDKLKLLGNFQRLVDTMLIGGGMCFTMLKAQGVEIGASLCEDELLDEVKGVLDPVEEGSAAVVLPADLVVAERFEADAPSRVVSAGEIPAGWMGLDIGPDTVKDFKRHLEGAATIFWNGPMGVFEWERFQEGTRAVAEAIASSSAVKVAGGGDTIAAIEKYGLREAFTHISTGGGASMEMLEGRVLPGVAVLEKEQG from the coding sequence ATGGCGGTGAGAAGCGTGCGCGACCTGGAGGTCGCGGGGAAAAGAGTGCTGGTGAGGGTGGACTTCAACGTCCCCCTCGACGAGTCGGGCGGGGTGAAGGACGACACGCGCATCAGGGCCGCGTTACCCACCCTCGAGCTGCTGCGGGAGCGCGGGGCGGCCTTGGTGGTCATGTCCCACCTGGGACGCCCCAAGGGAAAGGTGGTGGAGGAGCTGCGCCTGGACGGCGTGGCCGCAAGGCTGGGCGAGCTCCTCGGCGTGGCGGTGCGCAAGATCGACCTGGTGGTGGGGGAGGAGGCCGAACGGGCAGCCGCCGCCCTCTCCCCCGGCGAGGTGCTCATGTTGGAGAACCTGCGCTTCGAGGAGGGGGAGGAGAAGAACGACCCCGCCTTCGCGGCTGCCCTGGCGCGGCTGGGGGACCTCTACGTGGACGACGCCTTCGGAGCCGCACACCGCGCCCACGCCTCGGTGGTGGGGGTGGCGGAGCTCCTGCCCTCCGCGGCGGGCCTGCTCATGGAGAAGGAGGTTTCCGTGCTCCAGGGCCTGCTGCGCGACCCCGCGCGACCCTTCGTGGCGGTGCTCGGCGGGAGCAAGGTGTCGGACAAGCTCAAGCTCCTGGGCAACTTCCAGAGACTGGTAGACACCATGCTCATCGGAGGAGGGATGTGCTTCACCATGCTCAAGGCGCAGGGGGTGGAGATCGGCGCCTCCCTGTGCGAGGATGAGCTGCTGGATGAGGTCAAGGGGGTGCTTGACCCTGTGGAGGAGGGAAGCGCCGCGGTGGTGCTGCCGGCCGACCTGGTGGTGGCGGAGCGCTTCGAGGCCGACGCTCCCAGCAGGGTGGTGAGCGCAGGTGAGATACCCGCGGGCTGGATGGGCCTGGATATCGGTCCGGACACGGTTAAGGATTTCAAGCGTCACCTGGAGGGCGCGGCGACCATCTTCTGGAACGGCCCCATGGGGGTGTTCGAATGGGAGCGCTTCCAGGAAGGGACGCGCGCGGTCGCCGAGGCCATCGCCTCCTCCTCTGCGGTGAAGGTCGCCGGCGGCGGCGACACCATAGCGGCCATCGAGAAATACGGGCTCCGCGAGGCCTTCACCCACATCTCCACCGGCGGCGGGGCCTCCATGGAGATGCTGGAAGGAAGGGTGCTGCCGGGAGTGGCGGTGCTGGAGAAGGAGCAGGGGTGA
- a CDS encoding methionine adenosyltransferase has protein sequence MSQRHLFTSESVTEGHPDKIADQISDAILDEVYKDDPFGRVAVETLVTTGLVVVAGEMTTSTYVDIPGTVRRTIEEIGYTRAKYGFDHETCGVVVSIDPQSSDIAQGVDHALEERTGEAEDEMLDSLGAGDQGMMFGYACNETPELMPMPILLAHKLCHRLSEVRKAGVLPYLRPDGKSQVTVEYEGDRPVRVDTVLISAQHRPNVDIEELMKPDLIEHVIHPVLPPDMYDRSLRVLVNPTGKFVTGGPMGDTGLTGRKIIVDTYGGMARHGGGCFSGKDPTKVDRSAAYAARYVAKNVVAAGLADRFEVQLAYAIGVAHPVSVMVEAFGTEKVPLEVIEALIREYFDLRPAAIIRDLKLRRPIYRKTAAYGHFGRQDKDFAWEHTDKAELLRKEAGI, from the coding sequence GTGTCCCAGCGCCACCTGTTCACTTCGGAGTCGGTCACCGAGGGACACCCGGACAAGATAGCCGACCAGATCTCGGACGCCATACTCGACGAGGTCTACAAGGACGACCCCTTCGGACGTGTGGCGGTGGAGACCCTGGTCACCACGGGGCTGGTGGTGGTGGCGGGGGAGATGACCACCTCTACCTACGTGGACATCCCGGGGACGGTGCGCCGCACCATCGAGGAGATCGGCTACACGCGGGCCAAGTACGGCTTCGACCACGAGACCTGCGGGGTGGTGGTCTCCATCGACCCCCAGTCCTCGGATATCGCGCAGGGCGTAGACCACGCCCTGGAGGAGAGGACCGGCGAGGCCGAGGACGAGATGCTGGACTCCCTGGGCGCCGGCGACCAGGGCATGATGTTCGGCTACGCCTGCAACGAGACCCCGGAGCTCATGCCCATGCCCATACTCCTTGCCCACAAGCTGTGCCACCGCCTCTCAGAGGTGCGCAAGGCGGGCGTCCTCCCTTATCTCAGGCCCGACGGCAAGAGCCAGGTGACGGTGGAATACGAGGGCGACCGCCCGGTGCGCGTGGACACGGTGCTCATCTCCGCGCAGCACCGTCCCAACGTGGACATCGAGGAGCTGATGAAACCGGACCTCATCGAGCACGTCATCCATCCCGTGCTCCCTCCGGATATGTACGACCGCAGCCTCCGGGTGCTGGTGAACCCCACCGGGAAGTTCGTCACCGGGGGCCCCATGGGGGACACGGGACTCACGGGACGCAAGATAATCGTGGACACCTACGGCGGCATGGCGCGCCACGGAGGGGGTTGCTTCTCGGGCAAGGACCCCACCAAGGTGGACCGTTCCGCGGCCTACGCGGCCCGTTACGTGGCCAAGAACGTGGTGGCCGCAGGCCTCGCCGACCGTTTCGAGGTTCAGCTGGCCTACGCCATCGGCGTGGCGCATCCAGTATCGGTGATGGTGGAAGCCTTCGGTACGGAGAAGGTCCCCCTCGAGGTCATCGAAGCCCTCATCCGGGAGTACTTCGACCTCCGTCCCGCGGCCATCATCAGGGACCTGAAGCTGCGGCGGCCCATCTACAGGAAGACGGCGGCCTACGGGCATTTCGGGCGCCAGGACAAGGACTTCGCCTGGGAGCATACCGACAAGGCGGAGCTGTTGCGCAAGGAGGCCGGTATCTAG
- the def gene encoding peptide deformylase, whose protein sequence is MAVLPIRTFGDPVLKERCAEVERIDSDVERLVRDLMDSIPRPGGAGLAANQIGVVKRVFVYENEGELEACINPRIVFASEEEVEEVEGCLSLPGPVLPVSRHLSVELEYLDLTGELRRVHAEGWLARVFQHEMDHLDGKLILERTDRVSRVEALRMLEEGWEPGVGGQRGSGAR, encoded by the coding sequence ATGGCGGTCCTGCCCATAAGGACTTTCGGAGACCCGGTGCTCAAGGAGAGGTGCGCGGAGGTCGAGCGCATAGACTCCGACGTGGAGAGGTTGGTGCGCGACCTCATGGATTCCATTCCCAGGCCGGGCGGTGCGGGGCTGGCCGCGAACCAGATCGGCGTGGTCAAACGGGTCTTCGTATACGAGAACGAGGGAGAGCTCGAGGCGTGCATAAACCCGCGCATCGTCTTCGCGTCGGAGGAAGAGGTAGAGGAGGTGGAGGGCTGCCTGAGCCTGCCGGGGCCCGTCCTCCCCGTGAGCCGGCACCTTTCCGTGGAACTGGAATACCTGGACCTCACGGGCGAGCTGAGGCGCGTTCACGCCGAAGGTTGGCTGGCAAGGGTCTTCCAGCACGAGATGGACCACCTGGACGGAAAGCTCATCCTGGAACGCACCGACCGCGTGAGCCGCGTGGAAGCACTGCGCATGCTTGAGGAGGGGTGGGAGCCAGGCGTCGGCGGTCAGCGCGGGAGTGGGGCCCGCTGA
- the secG gene encoding preprotein translocase subunit SecG, translating to MLVFFFLSSVSMTVFVLLHSGRGGGMSSLFGGASVGGAAGTQIVQKNLDRITIASAVVFVVSTLVLIFIYK from the coding sequence ATGCTGGTCTTCTTCTTCCTTTCCAGCGTCTCCATGACCGTCTTCGTGCTGCTGCATTCCGGACGCGGCGGAGGCATGTCCAGCCTCTTCGGAGGCGCATCCGTGGGAGGCGCGGCGGGAACCCAGATCGTGCAGAAGAACCTCGACCGCATCACCATCGCCAGCGCCGTGGTCTTCGTGGTCTCCACCCTGGTGCTCATCTTCATCTACAAGTAG
- the rapZ gene encoding RNase adapter RapZ: MEITIVTGLSGAGKSIAIKSMEDLGHFCVDNLPPSLLVKMVELCSGEGARIDHLAAVIDVRGGEFFEDLNESLDELDRGGIPYRIIFLEADDETLLKRFKETRRSHPIHAGGGILESIARERELLRGLRGRADIVIDTSGTNVHQLREQLVELYSGEEGITLPEMTLVSFGYKFGLPLDADMVFDLRFLPNPFWVDELRDLDGSDERVRRYVLDQEESLEFLDRVGSLLLFLKDRFLREGRRYITVAFGCTGGKHRSVVLVEEMARRLQGSDWRVNARHRDVQRG; this comes from the coding sequence CTGGAGATAACCATCGTCACCGGCCTCTCGGGAGCGGGAAAATCCATCGCCATAAAGAGCATGGAGGACCTGGGACACTTCTGCGTCGACAACCTCCCCCCCTCCCTGCTGGTGAAGATGGTGGAGCTGTGTTCGGGCGAGGGCGCCAGGATCGACCATCTCGCGGCGGTTATCGACGTTCGTGGCGGAGAGTTCTTCGAGGACCTCAACGAATCCCTGGACGAACTGGATCGTGGCGGTATCCCTTACCGCATCATCTTCCTGGAGGCGGATGACGAGACCCTGCTCAAGCGTTTCAAGGAGACCAGGCGTTCCCACCCCATCCATGCCGGGGGTGGGATCCTGGAGAGCATCGCCAGGGAGCGCGAGCTCCTCCGTGGTCTACGGGGGCGCGCAGACATCGTCATCGACACCTCGGGGACGAACGTGCATCAGTTGCGAGAACAACTGGTGGAACTTTACAGCGGCGAGGAGGGCATCACCCTGCCGGAGATGACCCTGGTGTCCTTCGGTTACAAATTCGGCCTGCCCCTTGACGCCGATATGGTCTTCGACCTGCGCTTCCTCCCCAACCCCTTCTGGGTGGACGAGCTGCGCGACCTGGACGGGAGCGACGAGCGCGTGCGGCGTTATGTGCTGGACCAGGAGGAGAGCCTGGAATTCCTGGACCGTGTGGGATCCCTGCTCCTCTTCCTCAAGGACCGCTTTCTGCGCGAGGGCAGGAGGTACATAACCGTTGCCTTCGGGTGCACGGGCGGGAAGCACCGCTCGGTGGTGCTGGTGGAAGAGATGGCGAGGCGCCTTCAGGGAAGCGACTGGCGCGTGAACGCGCGACACCGCGACGTGCAGCGGGGCTGA
- a CDS encoding triose-phosphate isomerase, which translates to MRTPLIAGNWKMYKTNQEAVELVRELTAGMESTEAAEVAVCPPFTALADVSRLLSETGSRVALGAQNVYPRREGAFTGEISPPMLKVLGVIYVIVGHSERREILGEDDQLVSAKVRAVLDEGMTPILCVGETLEEREAGDAFRKVQSQLEADLAEVGVGEAAGLVIAYEPIWAIGTGRTATPADAQEMNSFIRERLAARFGDANAQSARVLYGGSVKPDNAGELMAMPDIDGALVGGASLKAGDFLAIVRAAT; encoded by the coding sequence ATGAGGACGCCGCTTATCGCCGGCAACTGGAAGATGTACAAGACCAACCAGGAGGCGGTGGAGCTGGTGCGCGAGCTTACCGCCGGGATGGAGAGCACGGAGGCCGCGGAGGTGGCCGTCTGCCCTCCCTTCACCGCCCTCGCCGACGTCTCGCGCCTGCTATCCGAGACGGGGTCGCGGGTGGCGCTGGGAGCCCAGAACGTCTATCCGCGCCGCGAGGGCGCGTTCACGGGAGAGATATCGCCCCCCATGCTCAAGGTCCTTGGGGTGATCTACGTCATCGTCGGACATTCCGAGCGCCGCGAGATCTTGGGGGAGGACGACCAGCTGGTGTCCGCCAAGGTGCGCGCGGTGCTGGACGAGGGCATGACCCCCATCCTCTGCGTGGGAGAGACCCTGGAGGAGCGCGAGGCGGGCGACGCCTTCAGGAAAGTGCAGTCCCAGCTCGAGGCGGACCTGGCGGAGGTCGGCGTCGGGGAAGCGGCCGGCCTGGTGATCGCCTACGAGCCCATCTGGGCCATCGGCACCGGCAGGACGGCCACTCCCGCAGACGCCCAGGAGATGAACTCCTTCATCCGGGAGCGTCTGGCCGCGCGCTTCGGAGACGCCAACGCGCAGTCAGCGCGCGTGCTCTACGGGGGGAGCGTGAAGCCGGACAACGCCGGGGAGCTCATGGCCATGCCGGACATCGACGGCGCCCTGGTGGGAGGGGCCAGCCTGAAGGCGGGGGATTTCCTGGCCATCGTGCGCGCCGCCACATGA
- a CDS encoding methylated-DNA--[protein]-cysteine S-methyltransferase: protein MIHPAVREMATPVGVLRIYLLGDKPARLTLGEVGRPPVPCLLRPPRLVSEMEDALAVYFAGGAIDRALSLRLLGLFHPTPFQEAVYRRVIAIPRGETLSYREVAVSAGHAGAARAAGNALRDNPFPIFIPCHRVIRADGGLGGFGGREDIKAMLLAHEGIEVDRDLVRA, encoded by the coding sequence ATGATCCATCCCGCGGTACGCGAGATGGCGACGCCGGTGGGAGTTCTGCGCATCTACCTGCTGGGGGACAAGCCGGCTCGCCTTACCCTGGGGGAAGTGGGCAGGCCGCCCGTCCCCTGCCTGTTGAGGCCCCCGCGGCTGGTGTCGGAGATGGAGGACGCCCTGGCGGTCTACTTCGCGGGAGGGGCGATCGACCGTGCCCTCTCCCTCCGCCTGCTGGGACTCTTCCATCCCACCCCTTTTCAGGAGGCGGTCTACCGTCGGGTCATCGCCATCCCGCGGGGAGAGACGCTCTCCTACCGCGAGGTGGCCGTGAGCGCCGGCCATGCGGGTGCGGCGAGGGCGGCAGGCAACGCTCTGCGCGACAACCCCTTTCCCATCTTCATCCCCTGTCACCGCGTGATCAGGGCGGACGGAGGGCTGGGGGGCTTCGGAGGACGAGAGGACATCAAGGCCATGCTCCTCGCCCACGAGGGCATCGAGGTGGACAGAGACCTGGTCCGCGCATGA
- the whiA gene encoding DNA-binding protein WhiA, whose amino-acid sequence MAFTSEVKDELARLGPPRRCCSLAELSALLRLEGSLHILGPHRVALHTESENAAVARKMFSLLRELFDLAPELRVEKAPRLRGHNCYCLFLAEDPRLAQVLNELHLLDDAMRPVMGVPARLTRRTCCAAAYLRGAFLGGGYVSRPESPAHLEINVRHLEMAEGLASLAGRFGLEMSVNRRRDLYCVYSKGRREQADLLALMGAHAAVLRLQSDAVMREMRAGVNRRVNSETANLERAVDAAQRQLRDIRRIEEAMGLESLSPALREVALTRLRHPEASMQELGACMQPPLSKSAVHHRLLRIRRIASSL is encoded by the coding sequence ATGGCCTTCACCTCGGAAGTGAAAGACGAGCTGGCGCGGCTCGGGCCGCCGCGCCGCTGCTGCAGCCTGGCCGAGCTCTCCGCCCTCCTGCGCCTGGAGGGTTCGCTGCACATCCTGGGGCCTCACCGGGTGGCTCTGCACACCGAGAGCGAGAACGCCGCCGTGGCCAGGAAGATGTTCTCTCTCCTCAGGGAGCTCTTCGACCTCGCACCGGAGCTGCGGGTGGAGAAGGCGCCGCGCCTCAGGGGACACAACTGCTACTGCCTTTTCCTGGCAGAAGATCCCCGCCTGGCACAGGTGCTCAACGAACTCCATCTCCTGGACGACGCCATGCGCCCGGTGATGGGGGTGCCGGCCCGCCTCACCAGGAGGACCTGCTGCGCCGCCGCCTACCTTCGAGGGGCCTTCCTGGGAGGCGGCTACGTGAGCCGGCCGGAGAGCCCCGCCCATCTGGAGATAAACGTGCGCCACCTCGAGATGGCCGAGGGGCTGGCGAGCCTGGCGGGACGTTTCGGTCTGGAGATGAGCGTGAACCGCAGGCGCGACCTCTACTGCGTGTACAGCAAGGGCCGGCGGGAGCAGGCCGACCTCCTCGCCCTCATGGGGGCCCACGCCGCGGTGTTGAGGCTGCAGAGCGACGCGGTGATGCGGGAGATGCGCGCGGGGGTCAACCGCCGCGTGAACAGCGAGACCGCCAATCTCGAGCGCGCCGTGGACGCGGCCCAGAGGCAGCTGCGGGACATCAGGCGCATCGAGGAGGCCATGGGCCTGGAGAGCCTCTCGCCCGCCCTGAGAGAGGTGGCATTGACGCGCCTGCGGCACCCCGAGGCGAGCATGCAGGAGCTGGGGGCCTGCATGCAGCCTCCCCTGAGCAAGTCAGCCGTCCACCACCGCCTGCTGCGCATCCGCCGCATCGCCTCAAGCCTGTGA